In Hevea brasiliensis isolate MT/VB/25A 57/8 chromosome 13, ASM3005281v1, whole genome shotgun sequence, a single genomic region encodes these proteins:
- the LOC110658650 gene encoding leucine aminopeptidase 1, with amino-acid sequence MSAIVVSLATSISSFLVPSASSFSSSSSLFFSKFRSAPVLRFSFAVAPLCCRRGGGAAGKLMAHSLARATLGLTQPANVDVPKISFSAKDVDVVEWKGDILAVGVTEKDMAKDESTKFENSLLKKLDAHLGGLLSEASSEEDFAGKASQSIVLRLPGLGSKRVGLVGLGQSASTTLAFRNLGEAIAAIAKSAHASDVAIVLASSESIPNESKLNTASAIASGTVLGIYEDNRYKSESKKPVLKSVDILGLGTGPEIEKRLKYAEDVSSAVIFGRELVNSPANVLTPVVLAEEASKIASTYSDVISATILNAEQCKELKMGSYLGVAAASANPPHFIHLCYKPPSGPVKAKLALVGKGLTFDSGGYNIKTGPGCSIELMKFDMGGSAAVLGAAKAIGQIKPRGVEVHFIVAACENMISGTGMRPGDIVTASNGKTIEVNNTDAEGRLTLADALVYACNQGVEKIVDLATLTGACVVALGPSIAGVFTPSDDLANEVFTAAEVSGEKLWRMPLEESYWESMKSGVADMVNTGGRQGGAITAALFLKQFVDEKVQWMHIDLAGPVWNEKKRSATGFGISTLVEWVLRNSS; translated from the exons ATGTCCGCCATTGTAGTATCCTTGGCTACTTCCATTTCTTCTTTTCTTGTTCCTtctgcttcttctttttcttcttcttcttccttatttttttcgaAGTTCAGGTCTGCACCTGTTCTTAGATTCTCTTTTGCAGTTGCACCCCTTTGTTGTCGTAGAGGAGGAGGAGCAGCAGGGAAGCTCATGGCTCACTCTTTAGCACGAGCCACTCTCGGCCTTACTCAGCCCGCCAACGTCGATGTTCCCAAG ATCTCTTTTTCTGCGAAAGATGTTGATGTAGTAGAATGGAAAGGAGATATACTTGCAGTGGGTGTCACTGAGAAAGATATGGCCAAAGATGAAAGCACAAAGTTTGAGAATTCACTCCTTAAGAAGCTAGATGCTCACCTGGGTGGTCTCTTAAGTGAAGCCTCTTCCGAGGAGGATTTCGCTGGAAAAGCTAGTCAATCCATTGTTCTTAGACTTCCAGGTCTTGGTTCTAAAAGGGTTGGCTTAGTTGGGCTTGGACAGTCTGCTTCAACCACCTTGGCGTTTCGCAATCTTGGTGAGGCAATTGCTGCTATTGCAAAGTCTGCTCATGCCAGTGATGTTGCTATAGTGCTTGCCTCGTCAGAAAGTATCCCAAATGAATCAAAGCTTAATACTGCTTCAGCAATAGCATCTG GAACTGTGCTGGGGATATATGAAGATAACAGGTATAAGTCAGAGTCAAAGAAACCAGTGCTTAAATCTGTGGATATTCTTGGTCTTGGAACTGGCcctgaaatagagaagaggctCAAATATGCTGAAGATGTTTCTTCTGCTGTAATTTTTGGAAGAGAGCTTGTGAATTCACCGGCCAATGTACTTACCCCTG TGGTATTGGCAGAAGAAGCTTCGAAGATTGCTTCCACATACAGCGATGTTATTTCTGCTACCATCTTGAATGCAGAGCAATGCAAAGAATTAAAAATGGGGTCTTATCTGGGTGTTGCTGCAGCTTCTGCAAATCCCCCTCATTTCATCCATTTGTGTTATAAGCCTCCAAGTGGACCTGTTAAAGCCAAGTTGGCCTTAGTTGGAAAAGGATTGACTTTTGACAG TGGTGGCTACAACATCAAGACAGGACCTGGATGTTCAATTGAGCTCATGAAATTTGATATGGGAGGTTCTGCAGCAGTTCTAGGAGCCGCAAAAGCCATTGGTCAGATTAAACCTCGTGGAGTGGAG GTTCATTTCATTGTTGCAGCTTGTGAGAATATGATTAGTGGAACAGGTATGAGGCCAGGAGACATAGTCACGGCCTCAAATGGAAAGACTATTGAG GTCAATAACACTGATGCTGAAGGCAGGCTTACACTTGCAGATGCCTTAGTTTATGCTTGTAACCAGGGCGTAGAGAAG ATAGTTGACCTGGCAACATTGACTGGTGCCTGTGTAGTTGCTCTTGGTCCCTCAATTGCAG GTGTCTTCACACCCAGTGATGACTTGGCCAACGAGGTTTTCACAGCAGCAGAGGTCAGTGGAGAGAAACTTTGGAGGATGCCATTGGAGGAAAGTTACTGGGAGTCCATGAAGTCTGGAGTGGCTGATATGGTCAACACTGGTGGTCGTCAAGGCGGTGCTATTACTGCAGCTCTATTTTTGAAACAG TTTGTTGATGAGAAGGTTCAATGGATGCACATCGACTTGGCTGGCCCTGTGTGGAATGAGAAGAAGCGCTCTGCAACAGGATTTGGCATTTCAACTCTTGTGGAGTGGGTCTTGCGTAATTCTTCTTAG